The sequence below is a genomic window from Rhodospirillales bacterium.
GTTAAATTTCAGATACAAAAAAACCCGCGAGGGCCAAATGAATTTGGCGAGCTGCGGGATGATCAAAACCCTGCGTCAGTTCTTTCGCAGGATACAAAAAAACTTATACTTTAGGTCCCCGTTTGACAAGTAATACTTACGCTCGGGTATTTATGCGGCGTTCCTAATCCAGTGCTTTGACGATGCCTTCGCACATGGCTTTGGCATCGGCGAACAGCATCATGGTGTTGTCGCGATAGAACAGATCGTTATCAACCCCGGCATAGCCCGGTGACAGCGAGCGTTTTACAAACAACACGGTCTGGGATTTATCCACGTCCAGGATTGGCATGCCAAAGATGGGGCTTTGCGGATCATCGCGGGCGGCGGGGTTGGTGACATCATTGGCACCAATCACAAAGGCCACGTCTGCGGTCTGGAATTCGGAATTGATTTCTTCGAGTTCAAACACTTCGTCATATGGCACGTTGGCTTCGGCCAGCAGCACGTTCATGTGCCCCGGCATGCGGCCAGCGACGGGATGAATGGCATAGGTCACGTCCACGCCTTCGGCTTTCAGCTTGTCGACCATGTCGCGCAGCGCGTGCTGGGCCTGGGCCACGGCCATGCCGTAGCCGGGAACAATGATCACCTTGCCCGCGTTCTTCATGATAAAGGCCGCATCATCGGCGGAACCGGCTTTAACCGGACGATCCCCCGTGGATGATGCTGGCCCGGCACCGGCATCGCCGCCAAAGCCACCTAAAATAACGCTGAAGAACGACCGGTTCATGGCCTTGCACATGATGTAGGACAAAATGGCACCCGATGATCCCACCAGCGCGCCTGTGACGATGAGCGCGGTGTTTTCAAGGGTGAAGCCAATGCCCGCAGCAGCCCAGCCGGAATAAGAATTCAACATGGAAATCACCACCGGCATATCGGCACCGCCGATGGGGATGATGATCAAAAAGCCGATCAAGAATGCCAAACCCGTCATCAACCAGAACCAGCGCGGGTCCACATCAATGGCAAAGGCCACGATCAAGGCAACAATCACCAGCCCGATCACAAGGTTCAATAAATGCTGGCCCGGGAACACCACGGGATTGCCGGAAACAAGGCCCTGTAATTTGGTGAAGGCAATGATGGAGCCTGAAAAGGTAATGGCACCGATGACAATACCCAGCGACATTTCAATGCGGCTGGCAACCTTCAACACACCGCTGGCATCAACGATGCCATAGGCTGCCGGATTATAAAACGCCGCTGCGGCCACCAAAACGGCTGCCAAACCCACCAGAGAATGAAACGCTGCAACCAATTGGGGCATGGCCGCCATCTGGATGCGCAGGGCAATCACCGTCCCGATGGCACCACCCACCACCAGGGCACCCAAAATTTCCACATAGGAAAACACGCCGGGCAGCGCCACCGTGGTGACAATGGCGATGATCATGCCGGTAATGGCAAAGCTGTTGCCCGAACGCGCCGTTTCCGGGCTGGAAAGGCCACGGAGCGCCATGATGAACAGGACGGATGCCAAAAGATAAGCAAGGGCTGCGAAATTAGCTGTCATGATGGCCCCCTATTTCCGTTCTTTTTTCTTGTACATGGCGAGCATCCGTTGGGTCACCGCAAAGCCGCCAAAGATGTTGATGGCAGCCAAGGCAATGGCGATCAGGCCAAAGATTTTGGAAAGTTCAAACCCCGTCGGCCCGGCGGCGATCAAGGCGCCAACAATAATGACGGAAGAAATGGCGTTGGTGACGCTCATCAACGGGGTATGAAGCGCCGGGGTCACCGACCACACCACATAATACCCGATAAAAATCGCCAGCACGAAAATGGCCAGACGAAAGACGAACGGATCAACCACGGTTGCTTCCATGATCAGGCCCCTTTTTCTGTCAACAGCGGGTGAATAACCTTGCCGTCATGGCAAAGTGCGGAACCCGTAATGATTTCATCTTCCCAATTAATCTCCAGCGCACCGGTTTCAGAATTGATCAGGGGGGTAAGAAAATTCAACAAATTCCGGGCATAGAGTTGGCTGGCGTCTTCGGCCAGGCGGGCGGGAACATTGGTATAGCCAATCAGGGAAACACCGTGCTTCACGACAACCGTGTCTGCTTCTGAAATCGGGCAATTGCCGCCCGCTTCGACCGCCAGATCATTGATCACGGAACCAGCCCGCATGGTTTTGACCATGTCTTCGGTCACCAGAACCGGGGCCGGGCGGCCGGGGATCAATGCGGTGGTAATGACGATGTCTTGTTTTGAAATGGTTTCAGCGATCAGTTCTGCCTGGGCGCGTTTGTAATCATCGGACATTTCTTTGGCGTACCCGCCTGCAGTTTCTGCATCTTCTGTTTCGTCACTTTCTACCATGACAAATTTGGCGCCCAGGCTTTCAACCTGTTCTTTCGTCGCGGCGCGCACATCGGTGGCCGATACAATGGCACCCAACCGTCTAGCCGTGGCAATGGCCTGAAGCCCGGCAACGCCAACGCCCATTATAAAGACCCGCGCCGGTGCAATAGACCCTGCCGCTGTCATCATCATCGGGAACGCCCGGCGATATTCATGGGCGGCATCCAGCACTGCTTTGTATCCGGCAAGATTTGATTGGGATGATAAAACATCCATGCTCTGTGCCCGGCTGATGCGCGGCACCAGTTCCATGGCAAAGGCCGTCAGGTTATGGGCGGCATAGGTGCTGGCAGCGTCCTTATTAGACATAGGGGCCAACATGGCGATCAGAACCGCGCCCTTTTTCATCAGGGAAACTTCTGCGTCATTGGGGCGTTGCACCTTGAACACGATGTCAGCATCGCCCAGGGCAGCGCCACAATCCGGCGCGATTGCAGCGCCAGCGTCTTTGAACGCATCATCGGAAAGAGAGGAGCCAGCACCGGCCCCGGCCTCAACCACAACGTCAAGACCCAGAGCCGCCAATTTTTTTACGGTTTCTGGCGAACACGCAATGCGCGTTTCACCGTTGGCCGTTTCCTTTGGGATCGCAATTTTCATGGCACTTAAATAGCCTGATTACCTAATGTTTGCCAAGGGCAAGTATAGTTAACAATATATTAACGCAGCCCCTATTCCATGGAAGATAATCTGGAAGAATAAAGGATCGCTAAAGATGCCGCCAAAAAGCGTTCGCTGCCCGATCAATTCCTCCGGCCTGTTTGCCTTTCTGTTTGCAGTGCTGCTTTTCCCGGCCCCGGCATTGGCAGAAGATGTG
It includes:
- a CDS encoding NAD(P)(+) transhydrogenase (Re/Si-specific) subunit beta, which encodes MTANFAALAYLLASVLFIMALRGLSSPETARSGNSFAITGMIIAIVTTVALPGVFSYVEILGALVVGGAIGTVIALRIQMAAMPQLVAAFHSLVGLAAVLVAAAAFYNPAAYGIVDASGVLKVASRIEMSLGIVIGAITFSGSIIAFTKLQGLVSGNPVVFPGQHLLNLVIGLVIVALIVAFAIDVDPRWFWLMTGLAFLIGFLIIIPIGGADMPVVISMLNSYSGWAAAGIGFTLENTALIVTGALVGSSGAILSYIMCKAMNRSFFSVILGGFGGDAGAGPASSTGDRPVKAGSADDAAFIMKNAGKVIIVPGYGMAVAQAQHALRDMVDKLKAEGVDVTYAIHPVAGRMPGHMNVLLAEANVPYDEVFELEEINSEFQTADVAFVIGANDVTNPAARDDPQSPIFGMPILDVDKSQTVLFVKRSLSPGYAGVDNDLFYRDNTMMLFADAKAMCEGIVKALD
- a CDS encoding NAD(P) transhydrogenase subunit alpha, giving the protein MEATVVDPFVFRLAIFVLAIFIGYYVVWSVTPALHTPLMSVTNAISSVIIVGALIAAGPTGFELSKIFGLIAIALAAINIFGGFAVTQRMLAMYKKKERK
- a CDS encoding Re/Si-specific NAD(P)(+) transhydrogenase subunit alpha, which codes for MKIAIPKETANGETRIACSPETVKKLAALGLDVVVEAGAGAGSSLSDDAFKDAGAAIAPDCGAALGDADIVFKVQRPNDAEVSLMKKGAVLIAMLAPMSNKDAASTYAAHNLTAFAMELVPRISRAQSMDVLSSQSNLAGYKAVLDAAHEYRRAFPMMMTAAGSIAPARVFIMGVGVAGLQAIATARRLGAIVSATDVRAATKEQVESLGAKFVMVESDETEDAETAGGYAKEMSDDYKRAQAELIAETISKQDIVITTALIPGRPAPVLVTEDMVKTMRAGSVINDLAVEAGGNCPISEADTVVVKHGVSLIGYTNVPARLAEDASQLYARNLLNFLTPLINSETGALEINWEDEIITGSALCHDGKVIHPLLTEKGA